Proteins co-encoded in one Streptomyces sp. JH34 genomic window:
- a CDS encoding isocitrate lyase/phosphoenolpyruvate mutase family protein has protein sequence MNEPVSVFRALHHGRPPGDPLVLAGPWDAASAQVFEDAGFPALATPSAGVAASLGHADGRTPAAEMFAAVSRIARAVSVPVSADVEAGYGLAPDELVERLLEAGAVGCNLEDSADGVLVNARRQADRLAEVRATAGDPLFVNARIDTYIHSDPAVTDVVAETVRRARLYAGAGADCVYPIMAPADDLPRLAAAVPVPLNALGAPDGPAATRGLGELGAARVTFGPLLQRGAADAVRGLAARLLGT, from the coding sequence ATGAACGAGCCCGTGTCCGTCTTCCGCGCCCTGCACCACGGCCGTCCCCCTGGTGACCCCCTCGTACTGGCCGGCCCGTGGGACGCCGCGAGTGCCCAGGTGTTCGAGGACGCCGGATTCCCGGCCCTGGCCACACCGAGCGCCGGCGTCGCCGCCTCCCTCGGTCACGCCGACGGGCGGACCCCCGCCGCCGAGATGTTCGCGGCGGTCTCCCGGATCGCCCGGGCGGTGTCCGTTCCCGTGTCGGCCGACGTCGAAGCGGGGTACGGCCTGGCCCCGGACGAACTCGTCGAACGTCTCCTGGAAGCCGGCGCGGTCGGCTGCAATCTGGAGGACTCGGCCGACGGCGTTCTCGTCAACGCCCGGCGGCAGGCGGACCGGCTGGCGGAGGTGCGCGCCACTGCGGGGGACCCCCTCTTCGTCAACGCCCGTATCGACACCTACATCCACAGTGATCCGGCAGTCACGGACGTGGTCGCGGAGACGGTCCGCCGGGCCCGCCTCTACGCCGGGGCCGGCGCGGACTGCGTGTACCCGATCATGGCACCGGCCGACGATCTTCCCCGTCTGGCCGCCGCGGTTCCGGTCCCGCTCAACGCCCTCGGCGCTCCCGACGGCCCGGCCGCGACCCGCGGGCTGGGCGAGCTCGGCGCGGCACGTGTCACCTTCGGCCCCCTGCTGCAGCGCGGGGCGGCGGACGCCGTACGCGGCCTCGCCGCCCGGCTGCTCGGTACCTGA
- the rocD gene encoding ornithine--oxo-acid transaminase encodes MSTTETAIASAEAHSAHNYHPLPVVVASADGAWMTDVEGRRYLDMLAGYSALNFGHGNRRLIDAARTQLERVTLTSRAFYHDRFADFCTQLAELCGMEMVLPMNTGAEAVETAVKTARKWGYRVKGVPDGMAKIIVAADNFHGRTTTIVSFSTDPEARADFGPYTPGFEIVPYGDLTALGEAMTENTVAVLMEPIQGEAGVLVPPPGYLAGVREMTRERDVLFIADEIQSGLGRTGRTFACEHEGVVPDMYVLGKALGGGVVPVSAVVSSAAVLGVYRPGEHGSTFGGNPLACAVALEVVAMLRTGEFQQRATELGDHLHAELGLLTGGGAVRAVRGRGLWAGVDVSPALGTGREISEKLMERGVLVKDTHGSTIRIAPPLVISKEDLDWGLDQLRGVLTG; translated from the coding sequence GTGTCGACCACGGAAACCGCCATCGCCTCCGCCGAGGCGCACAGCGCGCACAACTACCACCCGTTGCCGGTCGTCGTCGCCTCGGCGGACGGCGCCTGGATGACCGATGTCGAAGGGCGCCGTTACCTCGACATGCTGGCCGGCTATTCGGCGCTCAACTTCGGGCACGGCAACCGGAGGCTGATCGACGCGGCGAGGACTCAGCTCGAACGCGTGACGCTGACCTCGCGCGCCTTCTACCACGACCGGTTCGCCGATTTCTGTACGCAGCTCGCGGAGCTGTGCGGCATGGAGATGGTCCTCCCCATGAACACCGGGGCGGAGGCCGTGGAGACGGCGGTGAAGACGGCCCGCAAGTGGGGCTACCGCGTCAAGGGCGTTCCCGACGGGATGGCGAAGATCATCGTGGCCGCGGACAACTTCCACGGCAGGACCACCACGATCGTGAGCTTCTCCACGGACCCGGAGGCGCGGGCCGACTTCGGCCCGTACACACCAGGGTTCGAGATCGTGCCGTACGGGGATCTCACCGCACTCGGCGAGGCGATGACGGAGAACACGGTCGCGGTTCTGATGGAGCCGATCCAGGGCGAGGCCGGGGTGCTGGTTCCGCCGCCGGGATATCTGGCGGGGGTGCGGGAGATGACGCGGGAGCGGGACGTCCTGTTCATCGCCGACGAGATCCAGTCGGGTCTGGGCCGCACGGGCCGCACGTTCGCCTGTGAGCACGAGGGGGTCGTGCCCGACATGTACGTGCTGGGGAAGGCCCTGGGCGGTGGCGTCGTGCCCGTCTCGGCCGTCGTGTCCTCCGCCGCGGTGCTCGGCGTCTACAGGCCGGGGGAGCACGGATCCACGTTCGGCGGGAATCCGCTGGCCTGTGCGGTCGCCCTGGAGGTCGTCGCGATGCTGCGCACCGGTGAGTTCCAGCAGCGTGCCACGGAGCTGGGCGACCATCTCCACGCCGAGCTCGGTCTGCTCACCGGCGGCGGCGCGGTCCGGGCCGTGCGGGGCCGGGGCCTGTGGGCGGGCGTCGACGTCTCCCCGGCTCTCGGCACGGGCCGGGAGATCTCGGAGAAGCTGATGGAGCGTGGGGTGCTGGTCAAGGACACCCACGGCTCCACGATCCGGATCGCCCCGCCCCTGGTGATCAGCAAGGAGGATCTGGACTGGGGCCTGGACCAGCTTCGCGGCGTCCTGACCGGCTGA
- the purN gene encoding phosphoribosylglycinamide formyltransferase, which yields MASPPPSAAPARVVVLVSGSGTNLQALLDVIGDDPEGYGARIVAVGADRHGTVGIERAERAGLPTFVCKLGEYANRDEWDAALTAAVAEHRPDLVVSAGFMKIVGKGFLAEFGGRVVNTHPALLPSFPGAHGVRDALAYGVKVTGCTVHFVDDGVDTGPIIAQGVVEVTEEETVEGEAALHERIKEVERKLLVEAVGRLARDGYRIEGRKVHLGHVGE from the coding sequence GTGGCCTCCCCGCCCCCCTCCGCCGCTCCGGCCCGCGTGGTCGTGCTCGTCTCCGGCTCAGGCACGAACCTCCAGGCACTCCTCGACGTGATCGGTGACGACCCCGAGGGCTACGGCGCCCGGATCGTCGCCGTCGGCGCGGACCGCCATGGCACCGTCGGCATCGAACGCGCCGAGCGCGCCGGGCTCCCCACCTTCGTCTGCAAGCTCGGTGAGTACGCGAACCGTGACGAGTGGGACGCCGCCCTGACCGCGGCCGTGGCGGAGCACCGTCCGGACCTCGTCGTGTCCGCCGGGTTCATGAAGATCGTGGGCAAGGGCTTCCTGGCCGAGTTCGGCGGCCGCGTCGTCAACACCCACCCCGCCCTGCTCCCCAGCTTTCCCGGTGCGCACGGCGTCCGCGACGCGCTCGCGTACGGCGTGAAGGTCACCGGGTGCACCGTCCACTTCGTCGACGACGGCGTCGACACCGGTCCGATCATCGCGCAGGGCGTGGTCGAGGTGACCGAAGAGGAAACGGTGGAGGGTGAAGCCGCCCTCCACGAACGCATCAAGGAAGTCGAGCGCAAGCTGCTCGTCGAGGCCGTGGGGCGACTCGCCCGTGACGGCTATCGCATTGAGGGACGAAAGGTTCATCTCGGTCATGTCGGTGAATAA
- a CDS encoding DUF3017 domain-containing protein codes for MGAGTSPADGRHADLARADDTQADDARADVSADAEGPGAVKASEGRRVSARPEEREGPGAAKGDASGEAGEADTPAPAGAPGTADPDGGAGSEGAADAGGDAGPDAAGAGPDGDAGETGAGGSTWAPSRRFSLTRDTARPEGGGRAAPGDAPAPARQWPLLTVLCTAGLGLLIVGADPFAQAFRIGTILMGVALLAGAVLRWVVPSVGMLAVRSRFTDLVTYGLMGTLIVLLALMAQPKPWLQVPILQDVVHFTIR; via the coding sequence ATGGGTGCTGGTACGAGTCCGGCGGACGGCAGGCACGCGGACCTCGCGCGCGCGGACGACACGCAGGCGGACGACGCGCGGGCGGACGTGTCCGCGGATGCAGAGGGGCCCGGCGCGGTGAAGGCGTCCGAGGGGCGCCGGGTGTCCGCGCGGCCCGAGGAACGTGAAGGGCCCGGGGCAGCGAAGGGCGACGCGTCCGGGGAAGCCGGGGAGGCGGACACGCCCGCCCCCGCCGGAGCACCCGGCACCGCGGACCCGGACGGAGGCGCCGGCTCGGAAGGCGCCGCGGATGCCGGCGGTGACGCCGGACCGGACGCCGCAGGAGCCGGCCCGGACGGGGACGCCGGGGAGACGGGGGCCGGTGGCTCCACATGGGCACCTTCGCGCCGCTTCTCGCTGACCCGTGACACCGCGCGCCCCGAGGGCGGCGGCCGGGCGGCACCGGGGGACGCGCCCGCGCCCGCCCGGCAGTGGCCGCTGCTCACGGTGCTGTGCACCGCAGGGCTCGGACTGCTGATCGTCGGGGCCGACCCCTTCGCCCAGGCGTTCAGGATCGGCACGATCCTGATGGGCGTCGCCCTGCTCGCGGGAGCGGTCCTGCGCTGGGTGGTCCCGTCCGTCGGCATGCTGGCGGTACGGTCCCGGTTCACCGATCTGGTCACGTACGGCTTGATGGGCACCTTGATCGTGCTGCTCGCGCTGATGGCTCAGCCGAAGCCGTGGCTGCAGGTCCCGATCCTGCAGGACGTGGTCCACTTCACGATCCGCTGA
- a CDS encoding carboxymuconolactone decarboxylase family protein, which produces MTTHTHHHAPTETAPQHPARLQWAQLSPDVYKAMVRLDAASRKGLDPRLLELVKIRASQINHCAFCLDMHSKDALAAGESVERIIQLGAWEESQHFYTEKELAAIRLTEAVTVLTDGFVPDEVYAKAAAHFEEAELAQLIAAITVINAWNRFGVAARLTPGHYTPGDTKQ; this is translated from the coding sequence ATGACCACGCACACGCATCACCACGCACCCACCGAGACCGCCCCTCAGCACCCGGCCCGTCTGCAGTGGGCCCAACTCTCCCCGGACGTCTACAAGGCCATGGTCCGGCTGGACGCGGCCTCCCGTAAGGGACTCGACCCGAGGCTCCTCGAACTGGTGAAGATCCGCGCCTCACAGATCAACCACTGCGCGTTCTGCCTCGACATGCACTCGAAGGACGCCCTCGCCGCGGGCGAGTCCGTCGAGCGGATCATCCAGCTCGGCGCCTGGGAGGAGTCGCAGCACTTCTACACGGAGAAGGAGCTGGCGGCGATCCGGCTGACGGAGGCGGTGACCGTCCTGACCGACGGGTTCGTGCCGGACGAGGTCTACGCGAAGGCCGCCGCGCACTTCGAGGAGGCCGAGCTCGCCCAGTTGATCGCCGCCATCACGGTGATCAACGCCTGGAACCGGTTCGGGGTGGCCGCCCGTCTGACTCCGGGCCACTACACGCCCGGCGACACCAAGCAGTGA
- a CDS encoding glutathionylspermidine synthase family protein, producing the protein MERRTTEPRPGWQETVEEQGLIYPLTRYPDGSLRPYWDESAYYVFSLPEVEALEEVVEELHTMCLAAAAHIVEHDRFADLGITDTRLARLVAESWRRRAELPSLYGRFDLRYDGTGPAKMLEYNADTPTSLVEAASPQWFWMEDRFPGADQWNSLHERLVDAWKRQAPLLPPGPLHFAHSDGDELGEDLMTVAYLRETAAQAGIDTEALSVERIGWDKLSGRFVDERLRFIRSCFKLYPWEWLTTDHFGPHVLDTLDNGGGTGSTCWIEPAWKMLLSNKALLAILWELYPGHPNLLPAYLDGPRELAGADGAGYVAKPLLGREGAGVTVHEPGSAEALRDEPCCYQELAPLPDFAGNRVVLGAWVVENESAGLGIRESAGLVTDEYARFLPHVIL; encoded by the coding sequence ATGGAACGCCGCACCACGGAACCGCGTCCCGGCTGGCAGGAAACCGTCGAGGAACAGGGCCTGATCTACCCCCTGACCCGCTACCCGGACGGATCCCTGCGCCCTTACTGGGACGAGAGCGCCTACTACGTCTTCTCGCTGCCCGAGGTCGAGGCGCTGGAAGAGGTCGTGGAGGAGCTCCACACGATGTGTCTGGCCGCAGCCGCGCACATCGTCGAGCACGACCGCTTCGCCGATCTCGGCATCACCGACACCCGGCTCGCGCGACTGGTGGCCGAGTCGTGGCGGCGCCGTGCCGAACTCCCCTCCCTCTACGGCAGGTTCGACCTCCGGTACGACGGGACCGGACCGGCCAAGATGCTGGAGTACAACGCGGACACCCCCACCTCACTGGTGGAGGCCGCGAGCCCCCAGTGGTTCTGGATGGAGGACCGCTTCCCCGGCGCCGACCAGTGGAACTCCCTGCACGAACGTCTCGTCGATGCGTGGAAGCGCCAGGCCCCGCTGCTGCCGCCGGGCCCCCTGCACTTCGCCCACTCCGACGGCGACGAGCTCGGCGAGGACCTGATGACGGTGGCGTATCTGCGGGAGACCGCCGCGCAGGCCGGGATCGACACCGAGGCGCTGTCCGTCGAACGGATCGGATGGGACAAGCTGTCCGGCCGCTTCGTCGACGAGCGGCTCCGCTTCATCCGGAGCTGCTTCAAGCTGTATCCGTGGGAATGGCTGACGACGGACCACTTCGGACCGCACGTGCTGGACACCCTGGACAACGGCGGAGGCACCGGCAGCACCTGCTGGATCGAGCCCGCCTGGAAGATGCTCCTCTCCAACAAGGCGCTGCTGGCCATCCTCTGGGAGCTGTATCCGGGACACCCCAACCTCCTCCCCGCCTATCTCGACGGCCCCCGTGAACTGGCCGGGGCCGACGGCGCCGGTTATGTCGCCAAGCCGCTGCTCGGCCGTGAGGGCGCCGGCGTCACCGTCCACGAACCGGGCAGCGCCGAGGCGCTGCGTGACGAACCCTGCTGCTACCAGGAGCTGGCACCCCTGCCCGACTTCGCCGGTAACCGTGTGGTGCTCGGCGCCTGGGTGGTCGAGAACGAGTCCGCCGGACTCGGAATCAGGGAATCGGCGGGGCTGGTCACGGACGAGTACGCCCGCTTCCTGCCCCACGTCATCCTCTGA
- a CDS encoding malate dehydrogenase has protein sequence MTRTPVNVTVTGAAGQIGYALLFRIASGHLLGPDVPVNLRLLEIPQGLKAAEGTAMELDDCAFPLLRDIEITDDANVGFAGANVALLVGARPRTKGMERGDLLSANGGIFKPQGKAINDNAADDIKVLVVGNPANTNALIAQAAAPDVPAERFTAMTRLDHNRAISQLAAKTGAAVSDIKRLTIWGNHSATQYPDVFHAEIAGKNAAEVVNDEVWLADTFIPTVAKRGAAIIEARGASSAASAANAAIDHVHTWVNGTAEGDWTSMGIPSDGSYGVPEGIISSFPVTTKDGKYEIVQGLDINEFSRARIDASVQELTEERDAVRELGLI, from the coding sequence ATGACCCGCACTCCCGTGAATGTCACCGTGACCGGCGCAGCCGGCCAGATCGGCTACGCGCTGCTCTTCCGCATCGCCTCCGGCCACCTGCTCGGCCCGGACGTGCCGGTCAACCTGCGACTCCTCGAGATCCCGCAGGGCCTGAAGGCCGCTGAGGGCACCGCGATGGAGCTCGACGACTGCGCGTTCCCGCTGCTGCGCGACATCGAGATCACGGACGACGCGAACGTCGGCTTCGCCGGTGCCAACGTCGCCCTCCTGGTCGGCGCCCGCCCGCGCACGAAGGGCATGGAGCGCGGCGACCTGCTGTCTGCCAACGGCGGCATCTTCAAGCCGCAGGGCAAGGCCATCAACGACAACGCCGCGGACGACATCAAGGTCCTCGTCGTCGGCAACCCGGCCAACACCAACGCCCTCATCGCACAGGCCGCCGCCCCGGACGTACCGGCCGAGCGCTTCACCGCGATGACCCGTCTGGACCACAACCGCGCGATCTCGCAGCTGGCCGCCAAGACCGGTGCCGCCGTCTCCGACATCAAGCGCCTGACGATCTGGGGCAACCACTCGGCGACCCAGTACCCGGACGTCTTCCACGCGGAGATCGCCGGTAAGAACGCCGCAGAGGTCGTCAACGACGAGGTGTGGCTGGCCGACACCTTCATCCCGACCGTGGCCAAGCGCGGCGCCGCGATCATCGAGGCCCGTGGCGCGTCCTCGGCCGCCTCCGCGGCCAACGCCGCCATCGACCACGTGCACACCTGGGTCAACGGCACCGCCGAGGGTGACTGGACCTCGATGGGTATCCCGTCGGACGGCTCCTACGGCGTCCCCGAGGGAATCATCTCCTCGTTCCCGGTCACCACGAAGGACGGAAAGTACGAGATCGTCCAGGGCCTGGACATCAACGAGTTCTCCCGTGCGCGCATCGACGCGTCGGTGCAGGAGCTCACCGAGGAGCGCGACGCGGTCCGCGAGCTCGGCCTGATCTGA
- a CDS encoding DUF2690 domain-containing protein, with protein MPRWKALPQELDPELREFAERLRGLVDRSGLSLAAVADRTGYSRTAWERYLNGRLLAPRGAIVALAEVTGTQPHHLTAMWEPAERAWSRSEMRHDMTMQTIRISQARAAPGEAGVAAAPVANRRASRTAGRASAGGARGASSAEGTGGAGRDPGRPQAVPVRRGTASRLPRQRRPNSAPDPGRSGSGTAGEPRRGRPRRVALFLAGVVGALLLMAGAVLLVDLGGNDDGPGAVAGTPSDGPVTGATRLPSGVRCGGADCTGKDPETTGCGGQFAGTVARTTLGAELVEVRYSETCGAAWARITRASPGDTVKITAGSAEQVGTVDADADAYTPMIAVRKASDAEACATLASGETGCTTAE; from the coding sequence ATGCCTCGCTGGAAGGCGCTACCGCAAGAACTCGATCCGGAGTTACGGGAGTTCGCGGAACGGCTGCGCGGACTGGTGGACCGCAGCGGCCTGAGCCTGGCTGCGGTGGCCGACCGCACGGGCTACAGCAGGACGGCGTGGGAGCGCTATCTCAACGGCAGGCTGCTCGCGCCCAGGGGGGCGATCGTCGCGCTCGCCGAGGTGACGGGTACACAGCCGCACCACCTGACGGCGATGTGGGAGCCGGCGGAACGGGCCTGGAGCCGTTCCGAGATGCGCCACGACATGACCATGCAGACCATCAGGATCTCCCAGGCGCGTGCGGCGCCCGGTGAGGCGGGTGTGGCCGCGGCCCCCGTGGCGAACAGGCGCGCGAGCCGCACGGCAGGCCGCGCTTCGGCCGGTGGCGCTCGGGGAGCCTCCTCGGCCGAGGGGACCGGAGGTGCGGGACGCGACCCGGGCCGCCCGCAGGCGGTACCCGTCCGCCGGGGAACGGCTTCGCGGCTCCCGCGGCAGCGGCGGCCGAACTCGGCACCGGATCCCGGGAGGAGCGGAAGTGGAACGGCCGGTGAGCCCCGTCGGGGTCGCCCTCGCAGGGTGGCGCTGTTCCTGGCGGGTGTCGTGGGCGCGCTCCTGCTGATGGCCGGGGCGGTGCTGCTCGTCGATCTGGGCGGGAACGACGACGGCCCCGGCGCGGTGGCCGGGACACCGTCCGACGGACCCGTCACCGGCGCGACCCGGTTGCCCTCCGGCGTCAGGTGCGGAGGTGCCGACTGCACCGGAAAGGATCCGGAAACCACGGGCTGCGGCGGTCAGTTCGCCGGCACGGTGGCCCGGACGACCCTCGGCGCGGAGCTCGTCGAGGTCCGCTACAGCGAGACCTGCGGGGCGGCATGGGCCCGTATCACCCGGGCGTCTCCCGGCGACACCGTGAAGATCACCGCCGGCTCTGCGGAGCAGGTGGGAACGGTGGACGCCGACGCCGACGCGTACACCCCGATGATCGCGGTCCGAAAGGCCTCCGACGCCGAGGCGTGCGCGACCCTCGCCTCCGGGGAGACCGGCTGCACCACGGCGGAGTGA
- the purH gene encoding bifunctional phosphoribosylaminoimidazolecarboxamide formyltransferase/IMP cyclohydrolase — MSVNKPIRRALVSVYDKTGLEDLARGLHEAGVELVSTGSTAGKIAAAGVPVTKVEELTGFPECLDGRVKTLHPRVHAGILADLRLDAHREQLAELGVEPFDLVVVNLYPFKATVASGASDDECVEQIDIGGPSMVRAAAKNHPSVAVVTSPERYADVLAAVKGGGFDLTARKRLAAEAFQHTAAYDVAVAAWFADGYAAGDDSGFPDFSGATFARKNVLRYGENPHQPAALYTSGEGGLAEAEQLHGKEMSYNNYTDTDAARRAAYDHAEPCVAIIKHANPCGIAVAGDVATAHRNAHACDPLSAFGGVIAVNRPVTVEMAEQVAEIFTEVIVAPAYEDGAVEVLARKKNIRVLRCPDAPASTVEVKPIDGGALLQVTDRLQADGDDPANWTLATGEALSAEELQELAFAWKACRAVKSNAILLAKDGASVGVGMGQVNRVDSAKLAVERAGEERARGAYAASDAFFPFPDGLEILTAAGIKAVAQPGGSVRDELVVEAAKKAGVTMYFTGTRHFFH; from the coding sequence ATGTCGGTGAATAAGCCCATCCGCCGCGCCCTGGTCAGTGTCTACGACAAGACGGGGCTCGAAGACCTCGCCCGCGGTCTGCACGAGGCGGGTGTCGAGCTGGTGTCCACCGGCTCCACCGCCGGGAAGATCGCAGCCGCCGGCGTACCGGTCACCAAGGTCGAGGAGCTCACCGGCTTCCCCGAGTGCCTCGACGGCCGCGTCAAGACGCTGCACCCCCGGGTGCACGCGGGCATCCTCGCCGACCTGCGCCTGGACGCCCACCGCGAGCAGCTCGCCGAGCTCGGTGTGGAGCCGTTCGACCTCGTGGTCGTCAACCTCTACCCGTTCAAGGCGACCGTCGCCTCCGGCGCCTCCGACGACGAGTGCGTGGAGCAGATCGACATCGGCGGTCCGTCGATGGTCCGCGCCGCCGCCAAGAACCACCCGTCCGTGGCGGTCGTGACCAGCCCGGAGCGCTACGCCGACGTCCTCGCCGCGGTCAAGGGCGGCGGCTTCGACCTGACCGCCCGCAAGCGGCTCGCCGCCGAGGCCTTCCAGCACACCGCCGCGTACGACGTGGCCGTCGCCGCCTGGTTCGCCGACGGCTACGCGGCCGGGGACGACTCCGGCTTCCCCGACTTCTCCGGTGCGACCTTCGCGCGCAAGAACGTCCTGCGCTACGGCGAGAACCCGCACCAGCCCGCGGCGCTCTACACCTCGGGCGAGGGCGGCCTCGCCGAGGCCGAGCAGCTGCACGGCAAGGAGATGTCCTACAACAACTACACGGACACCGACGCCGCGCGCCGCGCCGCCTACGACCACGCCGAGCCGTGCGTCGCGATCATCAAGCACGCCAACCCGTGCGGCATCGCCGTAGCCGGGGACGTCGCGACGGCGCACCGCAACGCGCACGCCTGCGACCCGCTGTCCGCGTTCGGCGGAGTGATCGCCGTCAACCGGCCGGTGACCGTCGAGATGGCCGAGCAGGTCGCGGAGATCTTCACCGAGGTCATCGTCGCCCCGGCGTACGAGGACGGCGCCGTCGAGGTGCTGGCCCGGAAGAAGAACATCCGGGTGCTGCGCTGCCCCGACGCCCCGGCCTCCACGGTCGAGGTCAAGCCGATCGACGGCGGAGCCCTTCTCCAGGTCACCGACCGGCTCCAGGCCGACGGCGACGACCCGGCGAACTGGACCCTGGCGACCGGCGAAGCCCTGTCCGCCGAGGAGCTGCAGGAGCTCGCCTTCGCGTGGAAGGCGTGCCGCGCGGTCAAGTCCAACGCGATCCTGCTCGCCAAGGACGGTGCCTCCGTCGGCGTCGGCATGGGCCAGGTCAACCGCGTCGACTCCGCGAAGCTCGCCGTCGAGCGGGCGGGCGAGGAGCGGGCCCGGGGTGCCTACGCAGCGTCCGACGCCTTCTTCCCCTTCCCCGACGGTCTGGAGATCCTGACCGCCGCCGGCATCAAGGCCGTCGCGCAGCCGGGCGGCTCGGTCCGCGACGAGCTCGTCGTCGAGGCCGCGAAGAAGGCGGGCGTGACCATGTACTTCACGGGCACGCGCCACTTCTTCCACTGA
- a CDS encoding bifunctional methylenetetrahydrofolate dehydrogenase/methenyltetrahydrofolate cyclohydrolase: MTAQILDGKATAAAIKSDLTVRVAALKAQGITPGLGTLLVGDDPGSRWYVNGKHRDCAQVGMGSIQRELPDTATQEEIEEVVRELNANPDCTGYIVQLPLPKGIDTNRILELMDPAKDADGLHPMSLGKLVLNETGPLPCTPQGVVTLLRRHGVEINGAHVVVVGRGVTIGRPLPLLLTRKSENATVTQCHTGTRDLSAHLRQADIIVAAAGVPHLIKPEDVKPGAAVLDVGVSRDENGKIVGDVHPGVAEVAAWVAPNPGGVGPMTRAQLLVNVVEAAERAAAEATAASAG, encoded by the coding sequence ATGACTGCCCAGATTCTCGATGGCAAGGCCACCGCAGCTGCGATCAAGTCCGATCTGACCGTCCGCGTGGCGGCCCTCAAGGCACAGGGCATCACCCCCGGCCTCGGGACCCTGCTCGTCGGTGACGACCCGGGCAGCCGCTGGTACGTGAACGGCAAGCACCGTGACTGCGCCCAGGTCGGCATGGGATCCATCCAGCGCGAACTCCCCGACACCGCCACCCAGGAGGAGATCGAGGAGGTCGTGCGGGAGCTCAACGCCAACCCCGACTGCACGGGTTACATCGTGCAGCTCCCCCTCCCCAAGGGGATCGACACCAACCGCATCCTGGAGCTGATGGACCCGGCGAAGGACGCGGACGGGCTGCACCCGATGAGCCTGGGCAAGCTCGTACTGAACGAGACCGGCCCGCTGCCCTGTACCCCTCAGGGCGTCGTCACCCTGCTCCGCCGTCACGGCGTCGAGATCAACGGCGCCCATGTGGTCGTCGTCGGTCGGGGCGTCACCATCGGCCGGCCGCTCCCGCTGCTGCTGACGCGCAAGTCCGAGAACGCGACCGTCACCCAGTGCCACACCGGCACCCGTGATCTCTCGGCGCACCTCAGGCAGGCGGACATCATCGTCGCGGCCGCCGGCGTGCCCCACCTGATCAAGCCCGAGGACGTGAAGCCCGGCGCGGCCGTACTGGACGTCGGCGTCAGCAGGGACGAGAACGGGAAGATCGTCGGCGACGTCCACCCCGGTGTGGCCGAGGTGGCCGCATGGGTCGCCCCGAACCCGGGCGGCGTCGGGCCCATGACCCGCGCCCAGTTGCTCGTCAACGTGGTCGAGGCGGCCGAACGCGCTGCCGCCGAGGCCACCGCCGCCTCCGCCGGCTGA